From Verrucomicrobia bacterium S94, the proteins below share one genomic window:
- a CDS encoding 3'-5' exonuclease — translation MWMIMAMDSTMAIFNACITVLDYETTGSVRGFPTEPWQIGMVTLKNGKVDPDSMFESWLKIDPERPFNPHAPGRHAQLRGELAEAPTPQELWPSVKKRLTDFPLCAHNIGTEKKFTRLMAPMHPFGIWIDTLRIARKAWPGCTSYALEDLIVLLGLKQKVDVLCTGKEAHDALYDAVASARLLEYLLEQPGWSNLTVGELAAL, via the coding sequence ATGTGGATGATAATGGCCATGGATTCAACCATGGCCATTTTTAATGCCTGCATCACAGTGCTGGACTACGAAACCACCGGCTCGGTTCGTGGCTTTCCGACGGAACCGTGGCAGATCGGTATGGTGACGCTGAAGAATGGAAAAGTTGATCCGGATTCCATGTTTGAGAGCTGGCTGAAGATTGATCCGGAGCGGCCGTTTAATCCCCATGCACCGGGGCGCCATGCGCAGCTGCGCGGTGAGCTGGCTGAAGCTCCGACGCCGCAGGAACTCTGGCCGTCGGTCAAAAAAAGGCTCACCGATTTTCCGCTTTGTGCACATAACATCGGAACCGAGAAAAAATTTACACGGCTGATGGCTCCGATGCATCCGTTCGGAATCTGGATTGATACGCTCCGGATTGCCCGCAAAGCGTGGCCGGGCTGTACGTCCTACGCGCTGGAAGATCTGATTGTTCTGCTCGGTCTGAAACAGAAGGTTGATGTGCTTTGTACGGGAAAAGAGGCACATGATGCGCTATATGATGCGGTCGCTTCCGCCAGGCTCCTCGAATACCTTCTGGAACAGCCGGGGTGGAGCAATCTGACCGTCGGGGAGCTGGCCGCTTTATAG
- a CDS encoding 3-deoxy-7-phosphoheptulonate synthase has protein sequence MKNEIYLTENLRVTELKKLIAPAKLKEELPLGDRLTEKVLSDRQTVRDIIHCKDNRLLIVIGPCSIHDPEAALDYAKRLAAVAEKVKDRYFIVMRVYFEKPRTTIGWKGFINDPHLDGSNDMEYGLRTARRLLLDIADLGLPIATEFLDPIVPQYTADLVSWSAIGARTTESQTHREMSSGLSMPVGFKNATDGNIEIAINAIESASNPHSFLGIDQDGHTAVVTTSGNPNTHLVLRGGKGPNFQYPEVTYAACKLEDAGLLPSLMVDCSHANANKVARNQIKVWESIKQQRTRENCPITGVMVESFIKEGNQKINGDLEYGLSITDQCIDWETTEKMLLG, from the coding sequence ATGAAAAACGAAATTTATCTCACCGAAAACCTGCGCGTAACCGAACTGAAAAAACTCATTGCGCCGGCAAAACTGAAAGAGGAGCTCCCCCTCGGAGACCGACTCACTGAAAAAGTGCTGTCCGACCGCCAGACGGTTCGTGACATTATTCACTGCAAAGACAACCGTCTGCTGATCGTTATCGGCCCCTGCTCGATCCACGATCCTGAAGCCGCACTCGATTATGCCAAACGCCTGGCTGCAGTAGCGGAAAAAGTGAAAGACCGCTATTTTATTGTCATGCGCGTCTATTTCGAGAAACCGCGCACCACCATCGGATGGAAGGGGTTCATCAACGATCCCCACCTCGACGGCAGCAACGATATGGAATACGGCCTGCGCACCGCGCGGCGGCTGCTGCTCGATATTGCCGATCTCGGTCTGCCGATTGCAACCGAATTTCTTGATCCGATTGTTCCACAGTATACGGCTGATCTGGTCAGCTGGTCGGCCATCGGCGCACGTACGACGGAATCCCAGACGCACCGCGAAATGTCGAGTGGACTCTCCATGCCCGTCGGCTTCAAAAATGCCACCGACGGCAACATCGAAATTGCCATAAATGCCATTGAGTCCGCCAGCAATCCGCACAGTTTTCTCGGTATCGACCAGGACGGGCACACTGCCGTGGTCACTACCTCCGGCAATCCGAATACGCATCTCGTGCTGCGGGGAGGTAAAGGCCCGAACTTCCAATACCCGGAAGTCACCTATGCCGCCTGCAAACTCGAAGACGCCGGGCTTTTACCGTCCCTGATGGTCGACTGCTCCCACGCCAATGCCAACAAGGTGGCCCGCAATCAGATCAAGGTCTGGGAAAGTATTAAACAACAGCGCACCCGGGAAAACTGCCCGATCACCGGCGTCATGGTGGAAAGTTTCATCAAAGAAGGTAACCAGAAGATTAATGGCGATCTTGAATACGGCCTCTCCATCACCGACCAGTGCATTGACTGGGAAACTACCGAAAAAATGCTGCTGGGCTGA